In Aulosira sp. FACHB-615, the DNA window GGCGAAGACAATATTGCAAGCTTCTTTTGTGTTAGGCAATCAAGATATCAGCAGCCAAGCTAGTCAGTTGGGATATAACCAAACTGTGGCGGGAGATTATAAATATATTGAACGCTATTTAGCGGCGATCGCCAAAGTGACACCAGAAGATGTCCAACGAGTAGCAAAAACTTACCTTGTTCCAGCCAAAAAAACCATTGGCTTTTTTGAACCAACTCAACCAGATGGTGAAGCCGGAACCTCTAGTTCTGGTTCTGGTCGGACTGTGGAAAACTTTAGCCCTGGTCAACCTGTAGACCCGGCCGAACTGGCAAAATATTTACCGCCTGCAAGTTCATCTACAGGATCTAATCAACAACCTCTACCACAACAGTTTTCTTTAGCCAATGGTTTGCGAGTCTTACTGTTACCTGACCGCAGTCTGCCCACAATTAATATTAGTGGTCAAATTGATGCGGGAACTGAGTTTGATAGTAATCAAAAAGCTGGACTCGCTCTTCTCACCGCAGAAAACTTAATGAATGGTACCGAAACGAAAAATGCTTTGGCTTTAGCCCAAACTTTAGAAGATCGGGGAACCAGTTTAGAGTTTAGCCCCAGCCGCGAAGGTGTCAGTATTAGTGGTGAAGGGCTTTCCGCTAACTTGCCAGTTTTAGTGCAAACTTTGGCAGATGTCTTACAAAATGCGAACTTCCCCGATGACCAATTAGAACTGAGTCGTCAACGGGCGTTAACTAATGTAAAAGTGCAGTTAGATGACCCCAGTACTTTAGCAAGGCGCGTATTCCAACAAGCAATTTACCCAGAAAGTCATCCTTTCCACAGTTTTTCCACAGAAGCGAGTTTAAAGAGTATCACTCGTGACGATGTGTTGAACTTTTATCGTCAACATTACCGTCCAGACACAACCACAATCGCTTTAGTGGGAGATTTTGACCCAGCGAAGGTGAAAGATTTATTCAATCAAGCTTTTACTAAATGGCAAGCTGAAGGTAAACCACCTGGGTTGAATTTGCCGAAAGTACCCCTACCAAAAACTTCCACTCGCTTGAATAAAGTGATTCCCGGTAAAGCTGAGGCTGTAACTTATATTGGTTACAACGGCATTTCTCGTAAAGACCCCCGTTTCTATGCAGCTTTGGTATTGAATCAAATTTTAGGCGGTGATACTTTATCTAGCCGTTTGGGTACAGAAGTACGCGATCGCCTTGGTTTGACTTATGGTATCTACAGTGGTTTTGCTGCGGGGATCAATCCCGGCCCCTTCTTAATTGAAATGCAAACTGCGCCTACAGATGCCCAAAAAGCGATCGCCAGCACCCTCGCTTTACTCAAACAGTTACGGGAACAAGGCATCACAGAATCAGAATTAAATACTGCCAAACGTTCCATTACTAATAGCTACCCTGTGGAATTAGCCAATCCCAGCGAAGTTGCCAACATCATTTTAAATAATGCTGTTTTGGGTCTTTCACCAGCAGAAATCCGGGAATTTCCGCGACGCATTCAAGCTGTAAATATGACTCAAATTCAACAAGTCATCAAAGATTTAATTCAACCAGAAAATGTGGTGATTGTCACTGCTGGCCCTGGTGAAACAGCATCCAAGTAAGGGTAATACCATTTTGGATCTTAGATTTTAGATTTTGGATTGAGACAGGCTTTACTGGTAAGCTTTTGGGCAATTCATTTGTCGCAATCATTCTTCAATTTGGTATAACTCATCAGTGATTTAAACTCAATTCTTGATAAACAACTAGATACCCGACTTATTGAATAAGTCGGGTATTTGATTTAGGGCGATTTTGATCAGCGTCTCAATTTCTTTTTCCCCCCGCCCCTACAGTCCTTATGATATCAGTTCTGGTTATTTAAATTATCATCTTGCTTTTCTCGCTGATTTGTGGGAAATTCTAATTTAATCACTAACTACTTAAAATCTATCGATTTACCGTAGTTAGTGAAAATATATAGATAAAAGCGGCTGCCAGAGTCAGCCTAAATTCTGATGGGTAGATTATCTGCTAAGTATCAGAACATAGGTAAATCTCTGCACCTGTACACAGAAATTCTCTCACGCATCCTGTTTTGATGATGCGCCATCTGTAAGCAACGTCTACAAACAACTGCTTGTAGCGACATATCATCTTGACTTTTTTATTGAGGAGCAAATCTGATGCAATTTGAATCTGAGTCAGCAAATCAAGCGCAAAACAACAGCCCAAATTCTCCAACTCGCAATTCATTTATTAAACGCTTCAGCAGACGTTCATTTCTCAATCGCACCACAATGTTAACTGCAACTGGGGTAGTTGCAGGTGTGATGGGTTCCACAGTTTCGTCTTTCCGCAAAGAAGGCGTTGTTCAAGCTAGTGGACGAGATGTGGTTGGGCGGTTTAACTATAACAGGTTTGTAGATAGAGCCTACCGAGTTCGCTTAGAAGCCGCCAGACTAGAACGAAGTTTTCCGATTCCACCTCATCCTACCAACGGCGATGAGCAAAGGTATGCTAACAAAATTGGCAGTGATTCTAGAGGTTTGCCCCATAACCAAAGAGGTGAAGTTAACCTAGAAGCTTACAACTCTTTAACTACAGCACTTAACAGGCAAGACCCCAGCCTATATGAAAAAATTATCTTGGGTGGTACCAGAAAACTAGTCAACCCTCAAGGGCCGTTGGCAATTAGCCTTGAAGGTATCAACGCGGCTCAAATAGGCGTACCAATACCACCAGCTTTAGCCAGTGCAGCCCGCGCCGATGAAGCAGTGGAATTATACTGGCAAGCTTTACTGCGTGATGTATCTTTTTCTAAGTTTCAAGATAATACAGATGATCCGAATGTTTTAGCAGCTGTTGACGAGTTGAACAGACTGTCTGCTTTTTACGGGCCAAAAATCAATGGTCGTGTCACCCCGCAAACTTTATTTCGTGGTACTGTCAGCTACGTTGACCCCTCTGACCGTTCTGGTGGAACTCCAAGACACGTCACTCCGCCAGGGGTATTAAACGGCCCTTACATTTCCCAATTTTTACTGCGGAATATTCCTTGGGGAACACAGTATATTTTGGCAGTAATTCGGACTGCCCTCTCCGGTAATGACTTTTTGATTGACTTTAACGAATGGCTGACTGTGCAGAATGGTGGCAATTCTGGCAGATCAATTAATTATGACCCTACGCGCCGTTATGTATCGACTGTGCGTGATTTGGGTGAATTTGCTCATATTGGTGGCGCTTTGTATTACGGGGCTTCTTTACTTCTCAGTTCCCCAGTGAGTTTACGTGACCCACTGATTGACGGTGGAATTGGCGCACCGTTAAATCCTGGTAATCCCTACGTTAACTCTCGGACACAAGTAGGTTCTGCTGCGACATTTGCCGTGGGGCATTTACAAGCACTATTAAACTTGGGAACTTCACGGGCAATTCGCGCCTCATATTGGCAGAAGTATTATGTACATCGCACCCTGCGCCCAGAAGCCTACGGTGGATTAATCTACAACAATCTTGTCAACAGGACTCAATATCCCATTCATCCTGAGATATTAAATTCCCAAGCTTTGGCCAGAACTTACAGCAAGTTGGGTACTTATTTGCTACCGCAAGCTTATCCAGAAGCTGCACCTTTACATCCTTCATATACGGGTGGCGCTGCGGTAATTGCAGGTGTGAATGTGACATTGTTAAAGGCTTTCTTTGATGAAAACCACGTCATTCCTAACCCCGTAGTACCCGACCCCAGCGACCCAACAAAGTTAATTCCCTACACTGGTGAGCCATTAACCGTGGGTGGAGAGTTGAACAAGTTGGCAACTAATTATGCTATTGGTCGTGGTCACGGTGGTATTCACTGGCGGACTGATGGTGCAGCAGGTATAGCTATAGGGGAAGAGGTGGCTATTAGCCTATTGCGAGATGAAAGGTTAGGTTATATCGAAGATTTCCCAGGCTTTACCTTTACTAGATTTGACGGCACCAGAATTACTGTTTGACATACTCTCCACCCTTGAAGGGTGGGGATTCTAGGCTCAAACAGCGATAGCAGGCATAACCCGACTTACATCACCTAACCCAACAGTCGATGCCCCGACTGCACAAATATTACGACTGGCGTTTTCATCCCTTGCATTTACTGATTGGCAGGATGGGCAACGCCATTCTCTAATAGATAAATCTAACTCTTGTAGAACATAACCACAACAAGAGCAAGTCTTAGTTGATGGATACCATTGGTTGATGAAAACAAGCAATTTATTCTTCTTTTTGGCAATCCATACGAGGATTAGCACAAACTCGCCAAACGCCAAATCTGAGATTTTCCTCCCCCAAAGACGCTGCATTCCTTTGAGATTTAAGGTTTCAAAACATAGCACATCAAACTTATCAGTTAGTTCATGTGCCAACTTCCAAAACCAATCACGCCGACGATGAGAAATATCTTCATGCTTGCGGACTAAATTTTTTCTAGCTCGTTCTCTGTTAGATGAGCCTTTTAACTTTTTGGAATGCTGTCTACTAGCATTTTTAATAGCGTTTAGGGATTGCTTAAAAAATTGGGGTGACTCAATTTTAGTACCATCCGAGCAAGTGAGAAATGTTTTGAGTCCAAAATCAAACCCCGCTATTCTACCAGTCGTGGACTTGGTTTCTGACTCAACACAATTATCAACCACCACAACCATAAACAATTCACCTAATGGTGTACGTTTAATGGTTAAGGTTTTGATTGTTCCCTCTATCTCTCTAGACTTCCAAAATTGATATACTCGATGACCAATTTTTACCTTGTTGCCATTTAAAAACTTATAGCCTGCTTGTTTGAGGGTGAATGATTTGTATTTTTTAACTTTCTTAAATCCTGGTGGTCTAACTCCTTTATGATTATGTTTAAAGAATAATTGATAGGCTTTCTCGATACGTTGACAGATATCTTGTACTGCTTGAGAACCTACCGATTGCCAGAATGGATTTTGCTTTCTCAATTTGGCAATGTGCGACTGAAGTTTTGTACAATTCAAGTGCTTGCCCCACATTCTGTAGTAGCGTTTGTGTAGAGCAATGCAATGATTGTAGATGACCCCAGCCGCATTTATCATGCGCTTTAGGTGTTTATTTCTTTTGTGTTGATATAGCTTAAACTTCAGTGTTTTCATATTAGTATTTTACCAAAAATCTGAAGCTAAAAACTTAGATTATTCTTAAATTAAGTAAAGTCGCCCTTGAAGGGCGAGGAACCTCAAACCCATATTTTTGGTAATTTGATTGGTAGTTAAAAATGCGATCGCCCATATTTTAGCGATCGCATTTATGAACAATTTAATTGGATATTTTGTAAATCAAAAACACCGAACCAATTGCACCGCCATTTTCGACATAAATTTTACCGTTGTAATATAATCCAGGCGAAGCACCCCCATCAAATAACATTCCTTCTTGAATTTTGCCTAAACAATTATTCCGAGCAATACCCGATAAAACATCATCAAACATATCTGGTAGTAATTCTTGATTAACTTGAGAAGATTCAATAACGGAATTAGCTTTGATATCATTCACTAATAAAATTACATAACCTCTACTAGTCGTCGCCACCATAGAGCGATTAGTTGATTCTTTACAAGCAAGTTCTCCTAAATCTTGACAAATATCTTTAAACTTACCTTGGCGATAAAATCTGCCATTTCCACCCACTAAATTGTAATTCCAAAGATTATTACTTCTTCTCCCTGCTTGAATTGTGGCGATTCGCTCTTGTGGTTTCCCTCCAGAAATACCAAAGGAAGAACGTCTAGTTTTAAATGCGCCCGAATACTCCACACCACGGGAAATATTTAAGCCTTGTGGTTTATCATCAGTGCCGATATAATCGGCGTTAATCGCTACTAGCGGTCTTTGTCCATTTAACAGGGAATTGCGATCGCTGATAATTTCATTAAATTGCTTCGGTACATAATTTCTGATAAATTTACCCTGTTGATTTTTTGCATAAAGCTTGTGAGATAAACCCACATTCACCTTGAAATCTAACTTTGGTGATTTAGGATTAAAAATAATCACATGATTAATACCCTTAGTGGATTTCTGCCCTTGATTATTAGTTTTAAAAAATTCCAGGCTGAATTGAGGATTTTCACCGGGGCAAGTTTTTGCAGCTTTGGTTGATGAATTTGCTGTATCTTCTTTACAAGCAAACAACAAATTGATACTAATGCTCAATATACATAAGAGAAATATTTTCTTAATCCACATATCTAAAATTATAAAAACCCGCTACAGAACGACTATAGCGGGTAATAATTAAAAATTCCAATTTCGGAGACTTAAATGCAAAGTTTCTCAAGTGTGTGCTGAGAGTTGCAGCAGAATAATTTATACCAGAAATTCCACAGTACATTTAAACCCTAAATGCAATCAGACAGGGTTAATAGAATAGAGCGACATCATCTAGCGCGTATGAAATTCCACGACTGTTTGTGAAATTTTGATGTCATAGTTACCAAAGAAATCGTGACCAAGTAAGCCGATACCTGCTTTAGATGCGATCGCCACTTCCAGATTATTTGCTACAATCCCACCCGCAGAGATAGACTGAACTTTGCCTGTAGAAAATTGTACTTGGCTACCATCAGCAGTTTGCGCTTGCAGTGTACCTGTGGGTTTAACTTGCAAAGCATTAGCCATTGCTTGGGTAATCAAAGTTCCGTTAGCACCTGTATCGACAATCATTTCAAAGGTTTTTTGGTTATTAAAGGTGACATCAATCACCGGAGTTCTACCAAAGTGACGTTTGATAGGTATCCGAAAAACCTTACCCCCAGAAGTTGCGTTGATTTTCTGAGCATCACTGCAAAGCTTGGTTAACTCCACCGTCATTCCAGAAGCAGTCACCATAAAACAAGTACCTTTATCTTCCGCTACTGCCCGGTGTGTAAATGCTGATAATATCAGCGTTGGCATTACTACAATCAACGCCACGTTAATATTAGTAATTGCCCGTTTCCAAGCGCAGTTCATTTGAGGATATTCTCCGATTGTTTATTAATATGAAAAATAAATTCTTTATTAAAATTTTAGATTGATGGTTTTAGTTACTAAATTTTACTGATTCCTCAATAAGTTTGCTGGTAAAATCCAGTATTTTTCAGGATTTATTAATGTGCAAAATATGAGTTTTTCACCTAATAAATCTATATTATCGAGATTGAGGAACAGCTAACTTAAAGATTAAATGAAGAGTCCATAAATCTACTGAGGTGATATTTAAAGCTAAACACAAGAATTTGTGATGGCGTGGATAGCAGTAGCGATCGCATTTCCCACAGCCACCTCTTTCTGTTCTAAAA includes these proteins:
- a CDS encoding pitrilysin family protein; translation: MKRRSTMVIAFLLSFFLSLIPFSGNVINAVTPAAVVPVSGLSFTQGVKKTVLENGLTVLTKEVHTAPVVSVQVWYKVGSRNEGKGESGISHQLEHLMFKGTKERPVQFGRLFSALGSQFNAFTSYDETAYFGTVQRDKLEALLILEADRMKNALVGAEQLTSEKRVVISELQGYENSPSYRLNRAVMKAAFPNRAYGLSVGGTKADVEKFTVEQVRNYYQTYYSPDNATLVITGDFATEPVLKAVKESFGKLTKNQKSTVDSQKPTPPTTSNSQASTPIVLKEPGSAALLYVVYPLPDIQHPDVPAIDVMDAILTGGRSSRLYQALVESGLASSVGGSPAELIEPGWYEIEATAAPGQKLEKIAQVLQTSLSELQQKGVSAAELNRAKTILQASFVLGNQDISSQASQLGYNQTVAGDYKYIERYLAAIAKVTPEDVQRVAKTYLVPAKKTIGFFEPTQPDGEAGTSSSGSGRTVENFSPGQPVDPAELAKYLPPASSSTGSNQQPLPQQFSLANGLRVLLLPDRSLPTINISGQIDAGTEFDSNQKAGLALLTAENLMNGTETKNALALAQTLEDRGTSLEFSPSREGVSISGEGLSANLPVLVQTLADVLQNANFPDDQLELSRQRALTNVKVQLDDPSTLARRVFQQAIYPESHPFHSFSTEASLKSITRDDVLNFYRQHYRPDTTTIALVGDFDPAKVKDLFNQAFTKWQAEGKPPGLNLPKVPLPKTSTRLNKVIPGKAEAVTYIGYNGISRKDPRFYAALVLNQILGGDTLSSRLGTEVRDRLGLTYGIYSGFAAGINPGPFLIEMQTAPTDAQKAIASTLALLKQLREQGITESELNTAKRSITNSYPVELANPSEVANIILNNAVLGLSPAEIREFPRRIQAVNMTQIQQVIKDLIQPENVVIVTAGPGETASK
- a CDS encoding vanadium-dependent haloperoxidase, which gives rise to MQFESESANQAQNNSPNSPTRNSFIKRFSRRSFLNRTTMLTATGVVAGVMGSTVSSFRKEGVVQASGRDVVGRFNYNRFVDRAYRVRLEAARLERSFPIPPHPTNGDEQRYANKIGSDSRGLPHNQRGEVNLEAYNSLTTALNRQDPSLYEKIILGGTRKLVNPQGPLAISLEGINAAQIGVPIPPALASAARADEAVELYWQALLRDVSFSKFQDNTDDPNVLAAVDELNRLSAFYGPKINGRVTPQTLFRGTVSYVDPSDRSGGTPRHVTPPGVLNGPYISQFLLRNIPWGTQYILAVIRTALSGNDFLIDFNEWLTVQNGGNSGRSINYDPTRRYVSTVRDLGEFAHIGGALYYGASLLLSSPVSLRDPLIDGGIGAPLNPGNPYVNSRTQVGSAATFAVGHLQALLNLGTSRAIRASYWQKYYVHRTLRPEAYGGLIYNNLVNRTQYPIHPEILNSQALARTYSKLGTYLLPQAYPEAAPLHPSYTGGAAVIAGVNVTLLKAFFDENHVIPNPVVPDPSDPTKLIPYTGEPLTVGGELNKLATNYAIGRGHGGIHWRTDGAAGIAIGEEVAISLLRDERLGYIEDFPGFTFTRFDGTRITV
- a CDS encoding RNA-guided endonuclease TnpB family protein, with product MKTLKFKLYQHKRNKHLKRMINAAGVIYNHCIALHKRYYRMWGKHLNCTKLQSHIAKLRKQNPFWQSVGSQAVQDICQRIEKAYQLFFKHNHKGVRPPGFKKVKKYKSFTLKQAGYKFLNGNKVKIGHRVYQFWKSREIEGTIKTLTIKRTPLGELFMVVVVDNCVESETKSTTGRIAGFDFGLKTFLTCSDGTKIESPQFFKQSLNAIKNASRQHSKKLKGSSNRERARKNLVRKHEDISHRRRDWFWKLAHELTDKFDVLCFETLNLKGMQRLWGRKISDLAFGEFVLILVWIAKKKNKLLVFINQWYPSTKTCSCCGYVLQELDLSIREWRCPSCQSVNARDENASRNICAVGASTVGLGDVSRVMPAIAV
- a CDS encoding phosphodiester glycosidase family protein codes for the protein MWIKKIFLLCILSISINLLFACKEDTANSSTKAAKTCPGENPQFSLEFFKTNNQGQKSTKGINHVIIFNPKSPKLDFKVNVGLSHKLYAKNQQGKFIRNYVPKQFNEIISDRNSLLNGQRPLVAINADYIGTDDKPQGLNISRGVEYSGAFKTRRSSFGISGGKPQERIATIQAGRRSNNLWNYNLVGGNGRFYRQGKFKDICQDLGELACKESTNRSMVATTSRGYVILLVNDIKANSVIESSQVNQELLPDMFDDVLSGIARNNCLGKIQEGMLFDGGASPGLYYNGKIYVENGGAIGSVFLIYKISN
- a CDS encoding TIGR02281 family clan AA aspartic protease, translated to MNCAWKRAITNINVALIVVMPTLILSAFTHRAVAEDKGTCFMVTASGMTVELTKLCSDAQKINATSGGKVFRIPIKRHFGRTPVIDVTFNNQKTFEMIVDTGANGTLITQAMANALQVKPTGTLQAQTADGSQVQFSTGKVQSISAGGIVANNLEVAIASKAGIGLLGHDFFGNYDIKISQTVVEFHTR